The Pochonia chlamydosporia 170 chromosome 1, whole genome shotgun sequence genome window below encodes:
- a CDS encoding endo-beta-1,6-galactanase (similar to Colletotrichum graminicola M1.001 XP_008099911.1): MQLRVFLVLTAAILSSPLVVADTTVTIAMTSNWGTWDGWGTSLAWSGKRFGNRNDLADILFTRNDTQLNGQTLPGMGLNIARYNAGACSWNKLSWDNDATMVESPNIDHSWQMEGYWLDGISGDPATVSWNWSVDANQRAMLQKAKARGADRFELFSNSPMWWMCSNHNPSGSNCIQPISGCNDENLDPKYQTQHAVYLATIAKYARDNWGLTFESVEPFNEPSSHGWIGYMGPFEAWLAEKLGYGNWGRQEGCHINWDTMPNVIEALRSELDNRGLHGTLVAASDEYSYSESVDTWKHLNDSGIKVQRWNVHGYQDGPRDVLRDLVHGQGQKLWMSEYGDGDVTGKTLANQLLLDLRWLRPTAWVYWLVLDGGNWGLIDAPTATGVVGAVSQKYFVLTQFTRHIRPGMRILDSGAKNVVAAYDDAKQLLVVVVVNLGDAQNFQFDMPLFAKPPTNARPIRRWVTKIGSGGERYEFSNLTWNSPGTAFEVSVDANMVHTFEFDDLVASDHYPILANATWASGGELQQSDFYGGYNPRSPVSDVPALAAKSSRPKPVKLSFHGGDRVDSVGLTLADGAVVKHGGGGGTEASMTLGSSEYWTSAELCQANRGGGIDYGIVYIKAITSNGGTLEAGHRSSECRIFNAPSGWQIIGFVAWEGWEIDGLSFVYGPQQVSRSTG, encoded by the coding sequence ATGCAACTCCGTGTCTTCCTCGTATTGACTGCGGCGATACTCAGCAGCCCTCTGGTTGTCGCCGACACAACTGTCACTATTGCAATGACTTCGAACTGGGGAACCTGGGATGGCTGGGGAACGTCGCTGGCCTGGTCGGGAAAGCGGTTTGGCAACCGGAATGATTTGGCGGATATCTTGTTCACGCGCAACGACACCCAGCTCAATGGCCAAACCTTGCCCGGTATGGGGCTGAATATTGCGCGTTATAATGCCGGCGCATGCAGCTGGAATAAGCTCAGTTGGGATAACGACGCGACCATGGTTGAATCGCCTAACATAGACCACTCCTGGCAGATGGAGGGCTATTGGCTCGATGGAATCAGCGGGGATCCGGCCACGGTAAGCTGGAACTGGAGCGTTGACGCAAACCAACGGGCCATGCTGCAGAAGGCAAAAGCCCGCGGCGCTGACCGTTTCGAGCTGTTTAGCAACTCGCCTatgtggtggatgtgttCTAATCATAACCCGTCGGGCTCGAATTGCATCCAGCCAATCAGTGGCTGTAACGACGAGAACCTGGACCCAAAATACCAGACCCAGCACGCTGTGTATTTGGCCACTATCGCCAAGTACGCTCGAGACAATTGGGGTCTGACCTTCGAGTCCGTGGAGCCGTTCAACGAGCCTTCATCACACGGGTGGATTGGCTATATGGGCCCTTTCGAAGCCTGGTTGGCCGAGAAGTTGGGATATGGCAACTGGGGCAGACAAGAAGGGTGTCACATTAATTGGGATACAATGCCGAATGTGATTGAGGCACTGCGAAGCGAGCTTGACAACCGTGGCCTACACGGGACCTTGGTAGCGGCGTCGGACGAGTACTCGTACAGCGAAAGCGTCGACACGTGGAAGCATCTCAATGACTCCGGGATAAAGGTACAACGTTGGAACGTTCACGGATACCAAGATGGGCCACGTGATGTCCTGCGTGATCTGGTCCACGGCCAGGGCCAGAAACTGTGGATGAGCGAGtacggtgatggtgatgtcaCTGGCAAGACACTGGCCAACCAGTTGCTGCTCGACTTACGCTGGCTGCGGCCCACGGCCTGGGTGTACTGGCTGGTGCTTGACGGGGGTAACTGGGGGCTTATCGACGCTCCTACCGCGACTGGTGTGGTTGGGGCCGTAAGTCAGAAATACTTCGTCCTCACACAGTTCACGCGCCACATCCGGCCCGGCATGCGTATTCTCGACAGTGGCGCTAAAAACGTGGTGGCGGCGTACGATGACGCGAAGCAGTTGCTGGTAGTCGTCGTGGTGAACTTGGGCGATGCGCAAAATTTCCAATTTGATATGCCGCTCTTCGCAAAGCCCCCAACTAATGCACGGCCTATTAGGCGCTGGGTCACCAAGATTGGCAGCGGTGGAGAACGTTATGAGTTCTCTAATTTGACATGGAACTCCCCTGGAACGGCGTTCGAGGTGTCCGTCGATGCGAACATGGTGCACACGTTTGAATTCGACGACCTTGTTGCGAGCGACCACTACCCGATCCTGGCCAACGCCACCTGGGCCTCTGGCGGTGAACTGCAGCAGTCTGACTTCTATGGCGGCTATAACCCCCGCAGCCCGGTCAGTGATGTGCCGGCTCTGGCTGCTAAAAGTAGCAGACCCAAGCCGGTGAAGCTTTCCTTCCATGGGGGAGATCGGGTCGACAGCGTCGGTCTGACGCTAGCTGACGGTGCCGTCGTCAAGcacggcggcggtggcggtACGGAAGCGAGCATGACGCTCGGCAGTTCCGAGTACTGGACGTCGGCGGAGCTGTGCCAGGCCAATCGCGGCGGTGGGATAGACTATGGCATCGTCTATATCAAGGCCATAACTAGCAACGGTGGCACCTTGGAGGCCGGCCACAGAAGCAGCGAGTGCCGCATCTTCAATGCGCCGAGTGGGTGGCAGATCATTGGTTTCGTAGCCTGGGAGGGCTGGGAGATAGACGGGCTTTCCTTTGTGTACGGACCTCAGCAAGTTAGCAGGTCAACAGGGTGA
- a CDS encoding cation transport protein domain-containing protein, which yields MTQTTQQRQTAWLPGLNFVTLHYVYIILMSILSLVILYPAGNLKAIDAYFFGASASTESGLNTVDVKDLYTYQQLYIYFIPVFTNLGFINAIVALVRFLLFRKHLNKVAPRLLTARHPPSALPNSKDTDVEAVCDNINEHDNETVTIGISKKYARDDSDDEESVTKTLPERSRTITFDPPVGKNEQGDGTLYIPGPRERERGLPLVEISKQSSRNARDDLSINAAPPHRYATDFRRRRHDNGPKLEETRTMDRVVSVASSIFVLGSDPTRRRRNSASTSVSLQRETDTKNMFALSKHATLGRNSEFSNLTREDREKLGGIEYRSLKLLVKVVFAYFFGLHIFGAICLVGWIRYCDPKYRDVLAQSAQNPTWWAFYSAQTMIDNLGFTLTPDSMVSFRDAQWPMFIMSFLAFAGNTLYPVFLRLIIWTMYNLAPTKSSIREPLSFLLDHPRRCYTLLFPSRPTWILFGIIFSLNFIDTLLIIVLDLDNPEVASLPLGPRILAAIFQAASSRHTGTSTFNLANVNPGVQFSLLVMMYIAIFPIAISIRASNTYEERSLGLYEQERKLNETNGKDYILTHMRNQLSFDLWFIFVGVFCICIAEARRIVDNSIPSFTVWTVLFEVTSAYGNVGLSLGYPDVATSLSGVFGVFSKLVICAMMIRGRHRGLPYALDKAIVLPDQGVLTADSDSGDDDGKQQ from the exons ATGACGCAAACGACGCAGCAACGCCAGACCGCTTGGCTGCCCGGTCTTAACTTCGTGACCTTGCACT ATGTGTACATCATTCTCATGAGCATTCTGTCACTTGTCATCCTGTACCCGGCTGGCAATTTGAAAGCCATTGATGCATACTTTTTTGGTGCAAGTGCATCTACAGAGTCGGGCTTGAACAC AGTTGACGTCAAAGACCTATACACATACCAGCAACTTTACATTTATTTCATTCCGGTCTTCACCAACCTCGGATTTATCAATGCAATTGTTGCTCTTGTCCGGTTTCTTCTATTCCGAAAGCATCTCAATAAAGTTG CACCACGTCTTCTAACCGCCCGACACCCGCCGTCGGCTCTACCCAATTCAAAAGACACCGATGTTGAGGCGGTTTGCGATAATATCAATGAACACGACAATGAGACTGTAACCATTGGAATCAGCAAAAAGTACGCAAGAGACGACTCTGACGACGAGGAATCCGTCACCAAGACTCTCCCGGAGAGGTCTCGAACGATTACATTCGACCCTCCAGTGGGGAAGAACGAACAAGGCGATGGTACTCTTTACATCCCTGGTCCTCGTGAGCGTGAACGTG GCTTACCGCTAGTTGAAATAAGCAAGCAATCGAGCAGAAATGCTCGGGATG ATTTGTCTATCAACGCCGCTCCACCACATAGATATGCAACTGATTTCCGCAGACGCCGTCACGACAATGGCCCAAAACTGGAAGAAACACGAACCATGGACCGCGTGGTTAGCGTCGCGTCATCCATCTTTGTTCTTGGTTCAGATCCCACCCGTCGCCGACGCAATTCCGCTTCCACGAGTGTCTCGTTGCAGCGGGAAACTGACACCAAAAATATGTTTGCTCTTTCGAAGCACGCTACTTTGGGTCGTAACTCGGAATTTTCGAATTTGACGAGGGAAGATCGTGAGAAACTGGGCGGTATTGAGTATAGAAGTTTGAAGTTGCTTGTTAAGGTTGTATTTG CGTATTTCTTCGGCCTCCATATTTTCGGAGCGATCTGTCTAGTTGGCTGGATCCGCTATTGCGACCCGAAATATAGAGACGTTTTGGCGCAATCTGCCCAGAATCCAACCTGGTG GGCCTTTTATTCGGCACAAACCATGATTGATAACCTCGGCTTCACTCTGACTCCCGACTCAATGGTATCCTTCCGGGATGCCCAGTGGCCCATGTTCATCATGAGCTTCCTGGCTTTCGCTGGCAACACCCTTTACCCAGTCTTTCTGcgcctcatcatctggaCGATGTACAACCTTGCCCCTACGAAGTCGTCTATTCGAGAACCCCTCTCGTTCCTTCTCGACCATCCTCGTAGATGTTACACTCTCCTGTTCCCCAGTCGTCCAACCTGGATTCTCTTCGGAATCATCTTCTccctcaacttcatcgacaCCCTGCTCATCATCGTGCTCGACCTTGATAACCCCGAAGTAGCATCTCTCCCACTTGGTCCTCgcatcctcgccgccataTTCCAGGCCGCTTCATCCCGACACACTGGCACATCCACGTTTAATCTCGCCAACGTCAACCCAGGCGTGCAATTCAGCCTCCTCGTCATGATGTACATTGCCATCTtccccatcgccatcagcaTCCGCGCGTCAAATACCTACGAAGAACGATCACTGGGTCTCTACGAGCAAGAGCGTAAGTTAAACGAGACAAATGGCAAGGATTACATCCTCACCCATATGCGAAACCAACTTAGTTTCGATCTGTGGTTCATTTTCGTCGGTGTattctgcatctgcattgCGGAGGCGCGAAGAATCGTCGACAACTCTATCCCTTCGTTTACCGTTTGGACAGTCTTGTTCGAGGTTACCTCTGCCTATGGCAATGTCGGTCTGAGTCTGGGGTATCCGGACGTAGCGACGTCGCTCAGTGGCGTCTTTGGCGTCTTTAGCAAGCTAGTTATTTGCGCCATGATGATTCGTGGACGACATCGCGGCTTGCCATATGCGTTGGATAAGGCCATTGTACTTCCCGATCAAGGTGTTTTGACAGCTGATTCAGACAGcggtgatgacgatggcaaACAACAATGA